A window of the Zootoca vivipara chromosome 14, rZooViv1.1, whole genome shotgun sequence genome harbors these coding sequences:
- the LOC132593189 gene encoding normal mucosa of esophagus-specific gene 1 protein-like, with translation MANLGFFELLMKKKEIHFIFSFNKSGNQEPWQDVDFTKPQKHITLNQQWKPIEELEKVRKITKG, from the exons ATGGCGAACTTGGGATTCTTTGAGCTGCTGATGAAGAAGAAGGAG ATACATTTCATTTTTAGTTTTAATAAGTCTGGCAACCAAGAACCATGGCAAGATGTGGATTTTACCAAGCCCCAGAAG CATATAACATTGAACCAGCAATGGAAGCCCATAGAAGAGCTGGAGAAAGTAAGAAAAATAACAAAGGGATGA